In Yarrowia lipolytica chromosome 1F, complete sequence, a genomic segment contains:
- a CDS encoding uncharacterized protein (Compare to YALI0F13849g, no similarity) — protein MALALIRKKHLALIGSLALTGLSSWLWLLLIGSGPCYQGAGILLSQFTVPPSRLSSIVFHSVHSCAGITLTCLSRYNVSCFWGLGGISPSCSSRRAFQRCLLVFCCWHLSVRAALVLALCGPGLAPLLWRPLAGWATNTFCSVAGLCRRLCSGGKKLGSGFGSWWSAVLLTVIPGVLIPSQQQMEKTYDC, from the coding sequence atggctctggctctcatTCGCAAGAAACACTTAGCTCTTATTGGCTCATTGGCACTCACTGGCTTATCGtcatggctctggctcttaCTGATTGGCTCTGGCCCATGCTATCAAGGTGCTGGCATTCTGCTCTCACAGTTCACAGTTCCACCTTCGCGGCTGTCGTCCATCGTTTTTCACAGTGTTCACTCTTGTGCTGGCATAACCTTAACGTGTCTCAGTCGCTACAACGTCTCCTGCTTCTGGGGGCTGGGTGGAATTTCACCATCGTGCAGCTCCAGGCGGGCTTTTCAGCGTTGTCTCTTAGTGTTCTGTTGTTGGCATTTGTCGGTTCGGGCGGCTCTAgttctggctctttgcGGCCCCGGACTGGCTCCTTTGCTCTGGCGGCCTCTGGCAGGTTGGGCCACAAACACTTTTTGCTCGGTGGCGGGCCTTTGCAGACGCTTATGCTCAGGCGGAAAAAAGCTGGGATCAGGTTTCGGATCGTGGTGGTCAGCTGTTCTCTTAACCGTGATTCCTGGTGTGCTGATACCAagtcagcagcagatggagaagacataTGACTGTTAA
- a CDS encoding uncharacterized protein (Compare to YALI0F13805g, no similarity, similar to Saccharomyces cerevisiae SLI15 (YBR156C); ancestral locus Anc_8.507) — MSFATSEWVQKELGTIRGLVDDNTDDFSYAARRDLEWINEHMDDVLDTRFSLSTLLQTPGRLKGAPSPRKARLMARAPQSGPLSPKSMNSMNSGFRKAVARELEYSNKPNNRGSRLKDRSVPSTNPSASASAVTIFSDGSPDASFHSAEDVTETSVANNNIDTNNTDNMSEQPSDHTEHVIADTNTLQVEKHELPVHELPVRELPVHELPVHELPVPPQMEPESEFTFTSLPPREPLTAKTPGSDTVKPSATSLRVQRIRQHLEKSSGAKFSSMIIDGDDDFTKSAAIGEVEPSDKNVAPAATSVPAVTHIAAPTQTSRQLNSPIKLRNPHTGSPSKIGSLYPPISPSKSSNISSKENSHGHFFSGAIRRAKMLLFQDDKKENVPQHPHTPKQPPANLSRLMAPTASSSARSPTRSPTRSPSKLYPEIRSPTKIPEPRQPASPTRIASPVRVASGASSVASLDIGTPRVLRQPSVKASTNSRTSRVPVPKAAERFTRRQAEIRAKEQETKEKEERAAAEREKEQLEMRELARQERERKEAAAVAEREQQRLLAAAEEQRRRQAAAEKEAQLERERKERSERAQRARRERLIRERQERLEKERMERELKEREEREEQEREEREEQERLERERLEQERIQEELLEEARLESMRLEKENMLRQQQQQQQQQQQRQSRKRSSSVGDEEQQQSQKVHLSNMRKPLSSSTRVSQNHRVSSSIMDSPLNKPTGSLMRQSLQRQYKTGQMGQMAHSRFGKAVEGVMISNDTIKFGSSSTNAATATSSSTAAAAAAAAVAAPPTITSGSGVATPLKRVGPNRPLHTTPQQFRSQRTGAFSSSMSFQAKLFKQPSSSTAPTPVASSMGSTLVSDPITPAASHVPVTQLPEINSDSEDDEGDGILRDWANSPELRSLLLRQQVMDPDRIFGPLPPLQMEEIFGNSNNARAAKFRGRSSSANWSRDQLSQFEIDSYSEQMGYK, encoded by the exons ATGTCTTTCGCAACGTCAGAGTGGGTCCAGAAGGAATTGGGCACCATTCGAGGACTGGTGGATGACAACACGGACGACTTTTCCTATGCTGCTCGACGAGATTTGGAATGGATTAACGAACACATGGATGATGTCCTAGACACACGATTTAG ctTATCAACATTGCTACAGACTCCAGGACGTCTCAAGGGCGCTCCTTCTCCCCGAAAAGCCCGTCTGATGGCTAGAGCGCCTCAGAGTGGACCTCTGTCGCCCAAGAGCATGAACTCCATGAACAGCGGCTTCCGAAAGGCCGTGGCTCGAGAATTGGAGTACTCCAACAAACCGAACAATCGCGGCTCGAGATTGAAAGATCGCTCGGTTCCTAGCACAAACCCATCGgcttctgcctctgccgtcaccatcttctccgACGGTTCACCTGATGCATCTTTCCATTCCGCCGAGGATGTCACAGAGACTAGTGTCGcaaacaacaacattgaTACCAACAACACCGACAACATGAGTGAACAACCCTCTGATCACACAGAGCACGTCATTGCCGACACAAATACACTGCAGGTAGAGAAACACGAGCTTCCTGTACATGAGCTTCCCGTTCGTGAGCTTCCCGTTCATGAGCTTCCCGTTCATGAGCttcctgttcctcctcagaTGGAGCCCGAGTCTGAGTTTACTTTCACATcgcttcctcctcgggagCCTTTGACCGCTAAAACTCCAGGTTCAGACACCGTCAAGCCCTCAGCCACCTCGCTACGAGTCCAGAGAATCCGTCAACATCTCGAAAAGTCGTCCGGAGCAAAGTTCTCCTCCATGATCATAGATGGAGACGATGACTTTACCAAGAGTGCCGCTATCGGCGAAGTGGAGCCTTCTGACAAGAACGTTGCCCCTGCTGCTACTTCTGTCCCTGCAGTTACTCACATTGCTGCACCTACTCAAACTAGCCGTCAGCTCAACTCACCCATCAAGCTGCGAAACCCTCACACCGGTTCTCCTTCCAAGATCGGATCGCTCTACCCTCCCATTTCACCTTCGAAAAGCTCAAACATCTCTTCCAAGGAAAACTCACATGGACACTTCTTTTCTGGTGCTATTCGAAGAGCCAAGATGCTCCTATTCcaggacgacaagaaggagaatgTCCCGCAGCATCCCCACACACCCAAGCAGCCCCCAGCCAATCTTTCGCGGCTCATGGCTCCTACAGCTTCTTCCAGTGCTCGATCACCAACCCGGTCTCCTACTCGGTCTCCCAGTAAGCTGTACCCCGAGATTCGGTCGCCCACAAAGATCCCCGAGCCTCGACAGCCTGCATCTCCCACCCGAATTGCTTCCCCCGTCCGGGTGGCCAGTGGAGCCTCATCTGTGGCGTCACTCGACATTGGAACACCCCGTGTGTTGAGACAGCCTAGTGTCAAGGCTTCCACAAACTCCCGAACATCTCGGGTGCCAGTCCCAAAAGCTGCTGAGCGGTTCACCAGACGACAGGCCGAGATCCGGGCCAAGGAAcaggagaccaaggagaaggaggaacgagctgctgccgagCGAGAAAAGGAGCAGCTTGAAATGCGAGAGCTTGCCCGACAGGAGCGGGAGCgcaaggaggctgctgctgtagCTGAGCGAGAACAACAGCGTCTCTTGGCTGCTGCCGAAGAACAGCGACGACGTcaggctgctgccgagaaAGAGGCACAACTGGAGAGGGAACGGAAGGAGCGTTCCGAGCGGGCTCAGCGAGCTCGACGAGAACGACTCATTCGAGAGCGCCAGGAGCGTCTCGAGAAAGAGCGAATGGAGAGAGAGCtgaaagagagagaggaaagagaggagcaggagcgaGAGGAAAGAGAGGAGCAGGAACGCCTTGAGCGTGAGCGACTTGAGCAGGAGCGAATCCAAGAAGAGCTTCTCGAGGAGGCCCGACTGGAGTCCATGCGattggagaaggagaacatGCTTCgtcagcagcaacagcaacagcaacagcaacagcagcgacaGTCTAGAAAGcgatcttcttctgttggtgatgaggagCAACAGCAGTCACAGAAGGTGCATCTTTCCAATATGCGAAAGCCTCTAAGCTCGTCTACTCGAGTTTCTCAGAACCATCGAGTATCCTCTTCTATCATGGACTCGCCTCTTAACAAGCCCACCGGTTCATTAATGCGACAGTCGTTGCAGCGACAGTACAAGACCGGCCAGATGGGCCAGATGGCTCACTCTCGATTTGGCAAAGCTGTTGAGGGTGTTATGATTTCCAACGACACCATCAAGTTTGGATCTTCATCCACTAACGCTGCCACTGCAACTTCTTCATCGactgccgctgctgccgccgccgctgctgttgctgcccCTCCCACTATCACGTCAGGTTCAGGTGTTGCTACACCTCTGAAGCGAGTGGGACCCAACCGGCCTCTTCACACCACTCCCCAGCAATTCCGATCGCAGCGAACTGGTGCTTTCTCTTCGTCCATGTCGTTTCAGGCCAAGCTGTTCAAACAaccttcctcctccacagcaCCTACCCCCGTGGCTTCTTCTATGGGTTCCACTTTAGTGTCCGACCCCATTACCCCTGCAGCTTCTCATGTGCCCGTGACTCAGTTGCCCGAAATCAACTCCGACTCTGAGGATGACGAAGGAGACGGAATTCTGCGAGACTGGGCCAACTCGCCCGAGCTGCGATCGCTGTTGCTGCGACAGCAGGTGATGGATCCCGACCGAATCTTCGGCCCGCTGCCACCTCTTCAGATGGAAGAGATTTTTGGCAATTCCAATAACGCTCGGGCAGCAAAGTTCCGAGGCCGAAGCTCCTCCGCCAACTGGTCTCGAGATCAGCTTTCCCAGTTCGAAATCGACTCGTACAGCGAGCAGATGGGCTACAAATAA
- a CDS encoding uncharacterized protein (Compare to YALI0F13783g, similar to uniprot|P10964 Saccharomyces cerevisiae YOR341w RPA190 DNA-directed RNA polymerase I 190 KD alpha subunit, similar to Saccharomyces cerevisiae RPA190 (YOR341W); ancestral locus Anc_7.51), translated as MNMDIAKPVGAEITRVDFGLYSPEEILQLSVTQITNPTTFDALGNPISGGLYDPKLGAFLRNNCATCNLDNRFCQGHPGHIELPMPVYNPLFFTQLWVLLRAACRFCGHFRTSKAEVHKIYCKLRLLQYGLVGAAAEIDNIKSFMKESDDDVVQDDASASVDAAVMDRQSKFTEKTIAEALKEGVTTPQGVQTATVLEERKFVIRDFYKLLVAKSQCAQCGMHSPAYRKDGISKIFEMPLSENKEKVNQSKGLRARNMIRDRSDPINEYPLPKAGANGRYLLSSEVRNILVTLFEHEQQLMSVLFRNRPNFDSQSISGDMFFLKNIVVPATRFRLPAARGEEVVESTTNTLLVKVLSTGMKIRDLNGTIAKMRLEKIGLPERKVTFAALMNAFVELQNDVNGFIDSTKGNQKTGSVPVPGIKQTLEKKEGLFRKNMMGKRVNYAARSVISPDPNIETNEIGVPPVFAVKLTYPEPVTPYNVAELSRAVINGPDVWPGAIQIQTEDGKMISLEGMTLEQRTATANQLLTPSANASGFTNKKVFRHIRNNDVVLMNRQPTLHKASMMGHRVRVLPKEKTLRLHYANTGAYNADFDGDEMNMHFPQNENARAEALLLANTDSQYLTPTSGKPLRGLIQDHISAGVLLTSKDTFFTRQEYQQLIYGCLRPEDGHTADVGRIHTVPPAVIKPVPLWTGKQVITTVLKNITPIGRPGLNLNAKNKVKNEYWGEGSTENSVIFQNGELVCGILDKSQYGAADYGLVHSIHEIYGAHIAGKLLSVLGRLFTRYVMNIGLTCGMDDLWLTAEGNNWRTTTLEGAKDVGVKAAAEVTNLPEDTDPEDPELLKRLEEILRDDNKLGILDAISQSKVNAVTTSVVSQCIPNGTMKRFPQNAMQRMALSGAKGSNVNVSQIMCGLGQQALEGRRVPVMVSGKTLPAFKPFETDAIAGGFVASRFFSGIRPQEYYFHCMAGREGLIDTAVKTSRSGYLQRCLIKQLEGVHSTYDNTVRDSDGALIQFMYGGDSVDVIKESHLQQFDFCVENFQAMVHKHQPGGNVDNLDTDTAIEYAKKAKKKAKKATSDAELPEPTISLYNPAKYLGSVSEEFSNSLEAYIASRPDVFPPKKSGKKSTYADQGVTEKKFRSLMQLKYMQSTVNPGEALGIIASQSIGEPSTQMTLNTFHFAGHGAANVTLGIPRMREIIMTASKSIMTPQMSLPVLPDVSDAEAETFCRSVQRVVLSEFVDYIEVTEKTRAETMTQGAARSFDVKMQFYTAKEYEEEYDVSPDMLKKRIALHYLNRIEKAVVKELRDQRVSKEVDGAITEVKETRSKAPSKASDEADDEDDDEDEDEAKEKRSTKQSVSYDEGEEEHKTAKDAVEGDSDSDSDSDSDSEGENVMSDTDDSDVEMADDEEEGEDDILSRYKTIKSFKFDKQGEWCTFTIMLPGDTKKLLMVNILEDLCRSQVVREIPNIGRCIFPKADSPKDRKLTTEGVNFREMWEQGEFIDVNAIYSNDIYAVLKTYGVEAARNTMVQEINNVFKTYAITVNLRHLELIADMMTREGTYLAFNRMGVDSNTSPFLKMSYETTCGFLTKAVLDGGCDALESPSARIVIGRLSGVGTGSFDVKAPIIEEPEE; from the exons ATGAACATGGATATTGCGAAACCCGTGGGTGCGGAAATCACCAGGGTCGACTTTGGACTGTATAGTCCAGAGGAGATTCTGCAGCTTTCTGTCACACAGATTACTAATCCCACGACCTTTGATGCGTTGGGCAACCCCATCTCGGGAGGTCTTTACGATCCTAAGCTTGGAGCGTTTTTGCGAAACAA ctgCGCCACATGTAATCTCGACAACCGGTTCTGCCAGGGTCATCCCGGCCACATTGAGCTGCCCATGCCCGTCTACAACcctctcttcttcacccAGCTGTGGGTGCTGTTGCGAGCAGCATGTCGTTTCTGCGGCCATTTCCGAACCTCCAAGGCTGAGGTGCACAAAATCTACTGCAAGCTGCGACTTCTGCAATACGGACTTGtcggtgctgctgcagagATCGACAATATCAAGTCCTTTATGAAGGAGTCTGACGACGACGTGGTCCAGGACGATGCCAGTGCGTCCGTTGACGCTGCGGTCATGGACAGACAGAGCAAATTTACCGAGAAGACCATTgccgaggctctcaaggagggtgTCACCACTCCTCAGGGTGTTCAGACCGCCACCGTGCTGGAGGAGCGAAAGTTTGTCATTCGAGATTTCTacaagctgctggtggcCAAGAGCCAGTGTGCCCAGTGTGGTATGCACTCTCCCGCCTACCGAAAGGATGGTATTTCCAAGATCTTCGAGATGCCTCTGTCcgagaacaaggagaaggtcaaCCAGAGCAAGGGTCTGCGGGCACGAAACATGATCCGAGATCGATCCGACCCCATCAACGAGTACCCCCTTCCCAAGGCCGGCGCAAACGGCCGATACCTGCTGAGTTCGGAGGTGCGAAACATTCTTGTGACTTTGTTTGAGCATGAACAGCAGCTCATGTCTGTGCTATTCCGAAACAGACCCAACTTTGACAGCCAGTCTATTTCCGGCGACATGTTCTTTCTCAAAAACATTGTTGTCCCTGCCACCCGGTTCCGtcttcctgctgctcgaggTGAGGAGGTTGTTGAGTCTACTACCAACACCCTTCTTGTAAAGGTGCTTTCTACCGGCATGAAGATCCGAGACCTTAACGGCACTATTGCCAAGATGCGATTGGAGAAGATTGGACTTCCAGAGCGAAAGGTGACTTTTGCCGCTCTCATGAACGCTTTTGTCGAGCTTCAAAACGATGTCAACGGTTTCATTGACAGCACAAAGGGTAACCAAAAGACTGGATCTGTGCCTGTCCCTGGTATCAAGCAGACcctggaaaagaaggagggtcTGTTTCGAAAGAATATGATGGGTAAGCGAGTCAACTACGCCGCTCGATCCGTTATTTCTCCCGATCCCAACATCGAGACCAACGAGATTGGCGTTCCTCCCGTCTTTGCCGTTAAGCTCACCTACCCCGAGCCCGTGACTCCCTACAACGTCGCCGAGCTGTCGCGAGCTGTCATCAATGGCCCCGATGTTTGGCCCGGTGCtatccagatccagacaGAGGACGGTAAGATGATCTCTCTGGAGGGTATGACTCTGGAGCAGCGAACTGCCACAGCCAACCAGCTTCTGACCCCATCAGCTAACGCCTCTGGCTTCACTAACAAAAAGGTCTTCCGGCACATCCGAAACAACGATGTGGTGCTCATGAACCGACAGCCCACTCTGCATAAGGCTTCCATGATGGGCCACCGAGTGCGAGTCCtgcccaaggagaagactcTGCGTCTGCATTACGCCAACACTGGTGCTTACAACGCCGATTTCGATGGTGATGAGATGAACATGCATTTCCCCCAGAACGAGAACGCCCGAGCTGAGGCTCTCCTTCTGGCCAACACAGACTCTCAGTACCTTACTCCCACCTCTGGTAAGCCCCTTCGAGGTCTGATTCAGGACCATATTTCTGCTGGTGTCCTGCTGACCTCCAAGGACACCTTTTTTACCCGACAGGAGTACCAGCAACTCATCTACGGATGCCTGCGACCCGAGGATGGCCACACTGCTGATGTCGGTCGAATCCATACTGTTCCCCCTGCTGTCATCAAGCCTGTCCCTCTCTGGACCGGTAAGCAGGTCATCACCACTGttctcaagaacatcacTCCTATTGGCCGACCTGGTCTTAACCTGAATGCCAAGAATAAGGTCAAGAACGAGTACTGGGGTGAGGGATCCACTGAGAACTCTGTCATCTTCCAGAACGGTGAACTTGTGTGCGGTATCCTCGATAAGTCGCAGTATGGTGCTGCCGACTACGGTCTTGTGCACTCCATCCACGAGATTTACGGTGCCCACATTGCCGGCAAACTTCTGTCTGTGCTAGGTCGTCTGTTCACCCGATACGTCATGAACATTGGCCTGACTTGTGGTATGGACGATCTGTGGCTTACTGCTGAGGGTAACAACTGGCGAACCACCACCCTGGAGGGTGCCAAGGATGTCGGTgtcaaggctgctgccgaaGTCACCAACTTGCCCGAGGACACTGACCCCGAGGATCCCGAGCTTCTCAAGCGTCTAGAGGAGATTCTGCGTGACGACAACAAGCTCGGCATTCTCGATGCCATCTCTCAGTCCAAGGTCAACGCTGTCACTACCTCTGTGGTTTCTCAGTGTATTCCCAACGGTACCATGAAGCGGTTCCCCCAAAACGCCATGCAGCGAATGGCCCTGTCGGGAGCCAAGGGATCCAACGTCAACGTTTCTCAGATTATGTGTGGTCTTGGTCAGCAGGCTCTTGAGGGTCGACGAGTCCCTGTGATGGTTTCCGGCAAGACTCTTCCCGCTTTCAAGCCCTTTGAGACTGATGCTATTGCTGGTGGATTTGTTGCTTCTCGTTTCTTCTCAGGCATCCGACCCCAGGAGTACTACTTCCATTGTATGGCTGGCCGAGAAGGTCTTATTGATACTGCCGTCAAGACTTCTCGATCCGGTTACCTGCAGCGATGTCTTATTAAGCAGCTGGAGGGTGTCCACTCTACTTACGACAACACTGTTCGAGACTCTGACGGAGCTCTTATTCAGTTCATGTACGGTGGAGACAGTGTCGATGTCATAAAGGAGTCCCATCTTCAGCAGTTTGATTTCTGTGTCGAGAACTTCCAAGCCATGGTTCACAAGCACCAGCCCGGTGGTAACGTCGACAACCTCGATACCGATACCGCCATTGAGTACGCTAAGAAGGCTAAGAAGAAGGCTAAGAAGGCCACTTCCGATGCCGAGCTTCCCGAGCCCACCATTTCTCTCTACAACCCTGCCAAGTACCTTGGATCCGTCTCCGAGGAATTCTCCAACTCTTTGGAGGCCTACATTGCTTCCCGACCTGATGTTTTCCCTCCTAAGAAGTCTGGCAAGAAGTCCACCTACGCTGATCAGGGTGTAACCGAAAAGAAGTTCCGATCCCTCATGCAACTCAAGTACATGCAGTCCACTGTCAACCCCGGTGAGGCTCTTGGTATTATCGCTTCTCAGTCCATTGGTGAGCCTTCCACTCAGATGACTCTTAACACTTTCCATTTCGCCGGTCACGGTGCCGCCAACGTGACACTGGGTATTCCTCGAATGCGAGAAATCATTATGACTGCTTCCAAGAGTATTATGACTCCCCAGATGTCCCTACCTGTTCTTCCTGATGTTTCCGATGCTGAAGCCGAGACTTTCTGTCGATCTGTTCAGCGAGTTGTTCTTTCCGAGTTTGTTGACTACATTGAGGTGACCGAGAAGACTCGAGCGGAGACCATGACTCAGGGTGCTGCTCGATCTTTCGACGTCAAGATGCAGTTCTACACCGCCaaggagtacgaggaggaaTACGATGTCTCTCCCGacatgctcaagaagcgaatTGCTCTGCATTATCTGAACCGAATCGAGAAGGCTGTCGTCAAGGAGCTCCGAGATCAGCGAGTTTCCAAGGAAGTCGATGGTGCGATCActgaggtcaaggagaccCGATCCAAGGCGCCTTCCAAGGCTTCTGATGAagccgacgacgaggatgacgatgaggacgaagacgaggCTAAGGAGAAGCGATCTACCAAGCAGTCAGTTTCTTACGATGAGGGTGAAGAGGAGCACAAGACCGCCAAGGATGCTGTCGAGGgtgactctgactctgatTCTGACTCTGATTCTGACTCTGAGGGCGAGAATGTTATGAGCGACACTGATGATTCTGACGTTGAGATGgctgatgatgaggaggagggcgagGATGATATTCTGTCTCGAtacaagaccatcaagtCCTTCAAGTTTGACAAGCAGGGCGAGTGGTGCACCTTCACCATCATGCTTCCTGGTGATaccaagaagctgctgatGGTGAACATTCTCGAGGACCTGTGCCGATCTCAGGTCGTTCGAGAGATCCCCAACATTGGTCGATGCATCTTCCCCAAGGCCGACAGTCCCAAGGACCGAAAGTTGACCACCGAGGGTGTCAACTTCCGGGAGATGTGGGAGCAGGGTGAGTTCATTGATGTGAACGCCATCTACTCTAACGACATTTACGCTGTGCTCAAGACCTACGGTGTGGAGGCAGCTCGAAACACCATGGTGCAAGAAATCAACAATGTGTTCAAGACATACGCCATTACCGTGAACCTGCGTCATCTGGAGCTGATTGCCGATATGATGACTCGAGAAGGTACTTACCTTGCCTTCAACCGAATGGGTGTGGATTCCAACACTTCGCCCTTCCTGAAGATGTCTTATGAGACTACCTGTGGTTTCCTGACCAAGGCtgttcttgatggtggATGTGATGCTCTCGAATCTCCTTCCGCTCGAATTGTCATTGGTCGACTTTCCGGTGTTGGTACCGGTTCCTTCGATGTCAAGGCTCCCATTATTGAGGAGCCTGAAGAGTAA